taaagttaaaggcactttttttctctactgcgtatgattgagagggagattttggtcatgttgttgatgtaatgtgtttgttgatgattttactgatgattttaaatgttcttattgaatttaaacaattgaatgttttgtcatgtaaagcacattgagttgccttgtgtatgaaatgcgctatacaaataaatttgccttgccttgccataTATTATAAcctcatgttttttatttttttatttttagagacaAACCTGATGACCGTTATGAAGGATCTTGGTTTGGAACGGCACAGCAAAGAGAAGCTATCACTCAGCAAAATACTTCAAATTGATGACAAGACATTAAACGAAGAACCAGACAAAAGTAAATCAGACCTTCCATGGTATTTTATGAAGAAATTAATGATGGTTAATGTGACAGCAAGGAATATAAAACATGTGAAACAGTTAAGATCCAACAGTGATGATGCTTCAAAGACCAcagacattgattatgaagacATGCTTGAAATCTCTAATTCAGAAGACATGGTAAATCCTCTGGATGTGATCACTGCTCTCTTTCTGTGTTCTGATGGGTTTGTTCAGCAGGAAATGGCTCTAAAAATGTCAATGTGTCAGTTTTCTGTGCCTCTGCTGCTTCCCAATTGTGACAGTCAACAGTGCACATTGATGCTGTGGGCTATGAGAGACATTGTAAAGCAGTATAGACCTGAAGCTCTTTCAGAGTCCAAGGGTTTCACTGAAGAAAGAATAGTCCTCTCTAATCTACCAATGATCTCCTTTGTGAGACTGGGTGAGTGCTCCCTGTCAAAGTCAGAGACCCTGAACAAGCTGCTGAGTAACTCACAGCAGTACCATGACATCTTTGTTCACAGAAATATGGAATGTGGCAACAGTCCACGAAGAATATCGAATGGGTTGACTGAAATTACTTGGTACCTTCCTTgtggcaacaaaaacattgacATTTTCAGTCAACCAGTGGCTGTGGCTAACCTTCGTGGGGACATTAAATCTTTTGAGACACAGTACGCATTTTTGTGTCAAACATCTGCagcagtttttgtttttcttgacaAGTTAGATGCCAAATGTACCAGTAATCTGCTGTCGACCCGAACCCACAAGGCTCAGACTTTTTTGGTGTTTAACAATAACAAACAGATTAATGTCAGAACTCTCAAAGAAGTGTCAAGGAAGTTAGGtctgaccaaaaacaacatcatcattcggaataaaaatgtaaatgatgtaGATGTTGTTAATTTTTTGAGGGAAGAAGTCAGTGACATGATGTCCAAGACAGACAGAAAGATGAGTATCGAGGAGATGGCTGACGTTGCCCATGAACTGGGAATCTGGGTCGATGAAGACTCTCCTGAGTGtcaaagagcaaaaaaacatGCTGACGCCATCACTGCAGATATTAAAGACCCTTTGACATTCAAAGAACAGCAACTTCCATTACAAGGCCAAATATGGAAGGAACTGACAAGTCTAGAGAAAGAAGAGTTTCGCCTTCGAAAGCTTGGATCTGAAAACATAGAAACGTATAAAAGTGACctgaaggaaaagaaaaacagactGCGGCAAAAACAAAACTCCACTAACATGTCAAATACTTTGAGTTGCTTTATCAATGCATTATCGTTGCAGCAAAAAGAAAGGAGCTATTTTCTGAAGTGGATGAGGATAAACCTTGATAATATGTCTTGCATTAAACTGTCTGGACTCAGGAAACTGTACAAAGAAAAATGGAAGAGCTCTGAGAACAAAGAGGAGATCAAACAACTTGACCGACATCTGACTAGCAGTTCACTGGGGACTGAACACTTTTTTCGTGAAATGGGTCAGATCTATGAAGCTTCACGGTTCCTTCCAGAAACAGATCAATCCCGAAAACAACTGAATCATTTACCTGGACTGTGTGCACAGTTGTTACTGGATGGATTTCCTCTTGAACTAGTGGATGGAGATGCATCCAACATACCCCTTCAATGGGTCAGTGATGTTCTCTCTCAGCTTAATGAAATGGTTTCTCCCAAGAACAAGATCCTGGTGGTCACAGTACTTGGAGTTAAGAGCACAGGAAAGTCCACTCTCCTTAACACCATGTTTGGAGTGCAGTTTGCAGTCAGCAGTGGTCGATGCATTCGAGGAGCCTTCATGTTGCTCATCAAAGTCCATGAAGAGTTTAAGACAGAGTTAAACTGTGACTTCATTGTGATCATTGACACTGAGGGCCTAAAGTCACCTGATCATGCACAACTAGACAATAGCTATGAACATGACAATGAGCTTGCAACACTTGTTGTGGGGCTGAGTGATTTAACTATTGTAAACATTGCAATGGAGAATTTAAGTGAAATGAAGGACATCCTTCAAATAGTGGTGCATGCATTTCTCAGGATGAAGGAGGTGGGAAAAAAGCCTAAATGTCACTTTGTTCACCAGAATGTGTCTGATATGTCAGCCCATGAGAAGAACTTACGAGACAGAAACCTACTGTTGCAACAGCTGGATGAGATGACTCAGGCAGCAGCTAGAATGGAAAAAGAATTTAAGAGCTTCACTGATGTGATGGAGTACAATCCTGACACTGGGAACTGCTACATTCCTGGTTTTTGGAATGGAAACCCACCAATGGCACCAGTCAATGTAGGGTACAGCGAAGCTGTATATGAGCTAAAGAAACACATCATTAAACTACTGCAAAAGTGCAGATCATCTGATAATGATATCATAAACTTTAAGGATGGGATAAAAAGCTTGTggaatgcagtaaagcatgaaaaccTCATCTTTAGCTTCAGAAACAGCCTTGTAGCCGACGCCTACATGAGACTTTGTACAGAGTTTAACAAATGGGAATGGGAGTTCAGAAAGGAAATGTACATCTGGGGCACAAATGCAGAGACAAAAATATCCAACTTTGGAAATGTTTATTCAGAAGGCCAAACATCTGTGAGGAATGAATTACTATTAAGTCTGAAAACTGAAGCTATCACAGTGCTGTGCCAATGGGAGAAAAAACTTCTGGAGAACCTAACAAAGTACTTCACTCAAACTGAACGTCATGTCCACCTGGTGGAAGGACATAGAGCAGAATTTGAAAACAGTGCTCAGGGTCTTCGATGGGAATTGGAAAACTCTGTCCTTCATCAGctctcagcagcagcaaacaTCAAACAGGGAATGGTGGAAATTGACCgaataaagaaaaatcataccaaagaaattaaaaaagcagTGTGTGCACTGATTGATGAATGTCGAAAGACAAAACACCAAATGACTGATCAACAACAGGACAAAGAATTTGACAAGATGTGGAAAGAAACTCTGGAAACATTTACCTATTCTGAACAAAAGCCCATAGATGTTTTTAACAAGGTATCCTATTGCCTCAGAACCAATCTGTTAAACAAAGGGAGCCATGCAAATGAACTGTTTGGTCAGAAAAGACTTCAAGATTGTGGGCGGGAACCATTCATATACAAACCTGAAAAAACTTTCaggaaaataacacacaaagtaaacacatgGCTCAACATGCAATACCACATACCAGCTATACAACAGAGAGCAGACAGCATAATTGCAGTTTGCACAATGTctataaatgagaaaatggccaaaaaaagttACTACCACGATGCCTACATTCAGGAGATATTGAATATCATTGATGAAcgtctacaaaatgacaaagatgtTCAGACAGACATTGAGTTTGAAGTTAATCTGAAACAGCACATCTGTGGATTTGCAGCCAGAAAATTTCAGGAACTGCATCAGAGTTTTCTTCAAACCAATGATCCATACAGATGTTTgatgaaaaacaagaaaaagttttGTGCAGATTTCAAAGATGTCTTCCATAAACGGGACCAGTGCCAGAAGAAGGCTGAAGAGTTTGCAAATCAGTGTCTGAAGCCTGCTGTGGAAGACCGTGTGAATCGTGTACTGGGCCTCAATATCACTGATGAGATGCTGACATGTCAGGAGTTTAGCACACGAATCAACTTTCAGTATTCAATTTTACTGGATTTGCTTTCAAGGAAAGATTTTCTTGAATATCATGTCTACAACACAGAATATGAACATTATGTAAAGTCCTGGATTCTCCaacaaatagaaaaacatttttcaacctGCTCCAAACTTTCTGAGTTTGAGGACCAACTTCTTGAATCAATCATCAGTAGCATTGAAGATGCCATCAAAAATgtttcaaacaacaaaaatgaaaatgtaaagtcatttgttgAAAATATCTGCAGAGAACTTGAAGCTAAACTGGTCATTTCCCAAGATGCTCTTGGTGCTTTTATGATCCTGAACAACGCCAATCAGGAGCAATTTGCAGATTCACTCACAAAGTGTTTGAAGGACATGAAAAGAGATTTGAAGGACaagttccaaaaaacaaacatccaaaCTAAGTTAAAGAATCTTCACATGAAGCCCCAGAATGAGCTTTTCACCAGAGTGATTGGATGTGGTAAACAGTGTCCGTTCTGTGCAACGCCCTGTGATGCAGGAGGAAAAGCTCACACTGAACACTGGGCATCTTTGCATCGGCCACAAGGTCTGGGTAAATACAGATGGAATGTCACAGCGAAACTTGAAACTGACATCTGCTCTTCTTCTGTGATCAGTGATAGAACATTCAGTTGCCatcaaacaaataacaaatatcaCCCGTACAAGGATTACAAGCAGATTTTCGCAGACTGGAAAATTTCTCCTGATTTGAGTTTGGAGGCATCAGACTACTGGAAATATGTCATGACAACGTACAATCAAGACTTTGCTGAATTATATAATGTAAAGCCTGCTGAAATTCCTCAAACCTGGAAATGTATTTCATACAAACAGGCAGAAGAAAGTCTTAAAGAGTTATTTAGACTCAAGGATCCAAATTTACAACCACAAAGAAAAACTACGCTATGAACAGGTGTTGTTCCCCTGAAAGTGCACTAAATTAATTTAAGCACAATGGTTTAAAGCAGTTACACTGAAACTCTGTTTTGATGCTCTACACAAGGTGTGGTCTGAGTTCTACCACTTTAAGGTGTACACTCTGTTTGAATGTCTGGTTTGGTAAACAAAGCAGTTATAGATTTTCGAAATGCCAAATTTGTTTGTAGATCCTGCCCAATGACTTATTCGGTTACTAatgtattttcacattttctaaaaGCATTTCCTCACAAGAAGCAGGGCactaataaaaatgtaacaacaGTGAAGTTTCCTCATGACAAATGTTCCTCTCAAATTGTGCCACAACCTTTCCAAAAGGTAAAAACTAATGAGATTAGATTTCcaatttttgtttgtctttgattcatactttttcatttaaaagtaaAGTGTATAAAAATGTCTATATTTTGTTCATTCTTATTGTGCAATCAGCACTCTTGGTTCCAATGTTATACATCTTATATTTTATTAATCTGCATTATAATAAATCCTAATGCTCATAAACCTTGATCTGTAAAATATTTTCTTGATTGTTGACTTAAATTTGATGGGATTTATTTCCGCTATTGTTGGagtttgtgtttaatgtttgtatCTTTCAGTGTAACTTCACTATAATCAGCATGTGGTTTATTAATTACTTCATATGTGTGGTATACATGAAGGTAAAGCTGTATCTTTATGCAtgactaaaaatatataattgatGATGAGGATGGAGCACATTAGAAAACAACTTTGCTCCTTTTATTAGACTTTTAACAGTCAAATGTAATGGATGAGAAATAGTAGCTACATAGTAACATAATACCTGTAATGAAGCTTTCTTCCACTAGGTGGTGTAACTGTATTCAACGTAAATAAGTTGTTTTGAAGCAAACAGATCAGTAcagaaataatataataaataaatgctgtgATCAATGATGGTAGAGAGCAGTCAGAGCCAGCAGAGGGCATCAGAAACCAGCTCTATATGTTGCTTCCTTTGCAGTTTTTTATCCATCCACAACATCTGATGGAGGACAAACACTTATCTTAGAAATGTGATTAGATTTTCAGTTTGGTGCAGATAGAAAAAGCTGCTGTCATTGAAATGGATGATTAACCTGTAAATAACTATAAAATCACTTGAGAATTGAATAGATTTTGAGTTAAACTTCACATTTatgcatttactgtatataataatgtaaatatttgaaTAGGTTTTGTAATAACGATTATAAATGTGGTTACTTTCTTGTTTTAGTGCTGTGATTCTGTTATTGATAAACTAGTTTTACACCTGAAATACCCAGAGTACACCAGGCACTGCAGTCAGTCCCTTTATGGAGACACTGGTTCCAACATGAACTGAAATGTCCATAAACCCTATTACTAATGCACTGCAttgtaagtatttttttaaaattatttttaataattcttaTATGTAAAAATGTCATACATTTACAGGACATAAATTGTTAATTAATCGCTCTGATTTAAACTCATAAGGTGAGTCAGTTTATGTGGTCAGGATTTTACCACtaatttaaaagcatttaaagtgaaataattTCTAGATCTTCACAAAgtgtttaaattattaattaaaaatacactgTTAAGATTTAGATACCAGTGATTATatgttttgttggtttgttgATCCCATGTGATCTGTATGTTATAATGTAAACAACCACTTTCACAATTcatatttcattcaaaattagTTCAATCAATGGGGATGTTATCAGAAtgttattatgttattattattactattgtcgtttttttttaatctcagttAATTGTCCAAAACTgcaatagtttttttcttaataaaacaaattgatTCCTCACAACCTCAAtctgtaaatgtttaaattaatcatttttcattagttttttcaGTTTCATTCTGACACTGGCACTCATTCACTGTGTTTTCATAGCAACAGCAGAGGAAGGTGGTTGTGGGTGGGGGGATATTATACATTGGAAAATTAGTACCATGTggaaggcaaggcaagacaGAGGCGCGGAGAGAACGGAGTAGATGCCAGCGGTTTATTGTTGGACCTCACTACAAGACAACACCACCATATATACAAGACTTCCTGATTGTGCAACCAATCCCACCGTGACACATACCCTGGCCAATCTGGCGATGAGTGCCCCTAGTGGACCGCCACACAGGCCCCCCCCGAAACGACAGAATGGGCACCAGGCACAACAAAACCCAGCACCAACACGTCAAAGAAAGGACAAcatatcaaaaaacaaaacatgaacccAGAACGGGCAAAAGCACCTCAAGTCCCCCGAGGAGGTCTAATAGGACGACCATAACGGCTGACTCGCAAAGTCCCAGGAGGGTCAGACACCAGCAGGCGCGGGGGGCGACCACGACGGCGGCGGGCTCGACCCGGACGAGGGGGCACACCCGGCAACAAAACCAGGCGGGGAACAGAGTccgtagcagcagcaggagcagcagaagcaggaacagcagcaggagcagtagcagcagcagcaggaggacgaCCCCGGCGAGGAGGCAGGGCCGGAACCATCAACCCGTCGGGGTCCTGGTGAGCAGGCTTCAGACGATCAACAGAGACCCGCTCCAGGCGACCACCAAAGTCAATGACAAAGTTCTTAGGCCCCGCCTCCACAACCCGAAAGGGCCCATCGTATGGAGGTTGGAGCGGGGAGCGGTGGCCACCACGCCGGAGAAACACAAATCTCGATGACAGGAGATCCCTCGGCACTCGGAAACGAGGCAAACAGTGGTGCACAGGAACCGGAGCCAGCGCCCCTGCGGCCCCCTCAATGGGCAGACGAGGGGCCATCGGGACCGCCGGAGCCGAGGCAGCAGGCAGGAAATCCCCCGGGACCCTCAGAGGCTGCCCATACACCAGTTCAGCGACAGAAGACTGAAGATCCTCTTTGGGAGCAGAGCGCAGGCCCAACATGACCCACGGCAAACGGTCAACCCAGCCCCCATCCGTGAGGCTGGCCCGAAGAGCGGCCTTGAGGGAGCGATGGAAACGCTCACAGAGGCCATTCGCCTGGGGGTTGTAGGCTGTAGTGCGATGGAGCCGCACCCCCAGGCCCACAGCCATGGCGTCCCACAGCCCCGATGTGAATTGGGCCCCCCTGTCCGAAGTCAAATCCGCAGGTGTGCCGAACCGCGAGACCCAAGCAGAGATGAAGGCCCGGCCCACCACGTCCGTCGACGTAGATTCCAGGGGCACCACCTCCGGCCACCGAGTGGTTCTATCCACCATAGTCAGGAGATGCGTGCAGCCACGAGAAGGGGGCAAAGGACCGACCAAATCCACGTGCACGTGGTCAAAACGCCTTTCCGGCACCAGAAAAGGCTCCAGCGGAGCCCTGACGTGTTGGTGGACCTTAGCCCGCTGACAAGGCACGCAGGCAGCGGCCCATCCTTTGACGTCTCTGCGCAACCTGGGCCAGACGAACTTAGCGCTCACCAGCTTCACAGACGCCTTAACACCGGGATGAGACAAGGCGTGAACAGCATCGAAGATCCTGCGACGCCAGCCTACAGGAACCAGAGGCCGCGGCTGTCCGGTGGCCACGTCGCACAGCAGAGTGGTCCCATCCTCATGGCAGGGCACGTCCACGAGCTGCAAACCCGTCACAGCAGAACGACAGGCCTGGAGATCTGCATCGCCGTCCTGATCCACCGCCATAGCCGA
This window of the Gouania willdenowi chromosome 18, fGouWil2.1, whole genome shotgun sequence genome carries:
- the LOC114480636 gene encoding interferon-induced very large GTPase 1-like isoform X1, which translates into the protein MELEDDSSSGLESRMSGKEFGGRGPKHRDEDEGSKAQFQATTEGFSSGDSSNKEDPDDPLLPPCSTSDADSQVIATDVKGSDKDEGSKAQFPATTEGFPLGPCFRMAGAWAWLWTAGAWAWWWMAGPWAWLWMAGACAWWCHISMKGDSARDSSANRHFEDLNDPLLPPSSTSDADSQVVATDVKNKDEGSTALYPATTEGFCLGPCSWMGVACAWCCHTSMKEVSAEDSSANLHVEHPNDPLLPPSSTSDADSQVIAPDVKDKDEGSKAQFHATTEGFSTEDSSNDEHPDDPLLPSLSTSDADSQVIATDVKDKDEGSKAQFHATTEGFSTGDSSNDEDPDDPLLPPPSTSDADSQVIATDVKDNDEGSKAQFPDETEGVSTGDSSANLYVEDPKDPVLPPSSTSDADSQVIAPDVKENIENVTFNPPHKTEEVDAGDSSAIFDSEDQKDPLLPQSFTCDTDNQENTADIKDKNEGSKAQFHATTEGFSAGDSSANLHVEDPNDPLLPPSSTSDADSQVIATDVKDKDEGSKTQFHATTEGVSAGDSSANLHVEHPDDPLLPPSSTSDADSQLIATDVKDKDEGSTARFPATTEGFSLGPWSWMTETWSWWWMAVAWAWLWIAVTWAWWWMAGAFACAWWYHTSMKGKSTGDSSANLHVEDSKDPVLPPSSTNDADSQNISTVVKENIENVTFNPPNKTEEVDAGDSSANFDSEDQKDPLLPQSFTCDTVNQENTADIKDKDEGSKAQFHATTEGFSTGDSSANLHVEDPNDPLLPPSSTSDADNQVIATDVKDKDEGSKAQFHATTEGFSAGDSSANLHVEDPDDPLLPPSSTSDADSQVIATDVKDEDEGSKAQFHATTEGFSSGDSSNVEHPDDPLLPPSSTSDADSQVITTDVKDKDEDLNDPLLPPSSTSDADSQVIATNVKNKDEGSKAQFHATTEGVSAGDSSANLHVEDPNNPLLPPSSTSDADSQVIATDVKDDDEGSKAQFQATTEGFSSGDSSNVEHPDDPLLPPCSTSDADSQVIATDVKGSDKDEGSKAQFPATTEGFPLGPWWWMAGPWAWLWMAGACAWWCHISMKETNLMTVMKDLGLERHSKEKLSLSKILQIDDKTLNEEPDKSKSDLPWYFMKKLMMVNVTARNIKHVKQLRSNSDDASKTTDIDYEDMLEISNSEDMVNPLDVITALFLCSDGFVQQEMALKMSMCQFSVPLLLPNCDSQQCTLMLWAMRDIVKQYRPEALSESKGFTEERIVLSNLPMISFVRLGECSLSKSETLNKLLSNSQQYHDIFVHRNMECGNSPRRISNGLTEITWYLPCGNKNIDIFSQPVAVANLRGDIKSFETQYAFLCQTSAAVFVFLDKLDAKCTSNLLSTRTHKAQTFLVFNNNKQINVRTLKEVSRKLGLTKNNIIIRNKNVNDVDVVNFLREEVSDMMSKTDRKMSIEEMADVAHELGIWVDEDSPECQRAKKHADAITADIKDPLTFKEQQLPLQGQIWKELTSLEKEEFRLRKLGSENIETYKSDLKEKKNRLRQKQNSTNMSNTLSCFINALSLQQKERSYFLKWMRINLDNMSCIKLSGLRKLYKEKWKSSENKEEIKQLDRHLTSSSLGTEHFFREMGQIYEASRFLPETDQSRKQLNHLPGLCAQLLLDGFPLELVDGDASNIPLQWVSDVLSQLNEMVSPKNKILVVTVLGVKSTGKSTLLNTMFGVQFAVSSGRCIRGAFMLLIKVHEEFKTELNCDFIVIIDTEGLKSPDHAQLDNSYEHDNELATLVVGLSDLTIVNIAMENLSEMKDILQIVVHAFLRMKEVGKKPKCHFVHQNVSDMSAHEKNLRDRNLLLQQLDEMTQAAARMEKEFKSFTDVMEYNPDTGNCYIPGFWNGNPPMAPVNVGYSEAVYELKKHIIKLLQKCRSSDNDIINFKDGIKSLWNAVKHENLIFSFRNSLVADAYMRLCTEFNKWEWEFRKEMYIWGTNAETKISNFGNVYSEGQTSVRNELLLSLKTEAITVLCQWEKKLLENLTKYFTQTERHVHLVEGHRAEFENSAQGLRWELENSVLHQLSAAANIKQGMVEIDRIKKNHTKEIKKAVCALIDECRKTKHQMTDQQQDKEFDKMWKETLETFTYSEQKPIDVFNKVSYCLRTNLLNKGSHANELFGQKRLQDCGREPFIYKPEKTFRKITHKVNTWLNMQYHIPAIQQRADSIIAVCTMSINEKMAKKSYYHDAYIQEILNIIDERLQNDKDVQTDIEFEVNLKQHICGFAARKFQELHQSFLQTNDPYRCLMKNKKKFCADFKDVFHKRDQCQKKAEEFANQCLKPAVEDRVNRVLGLNITDEMLTCQEFSTRINFQYSILLDLLSRKDFLEYHVYNTEYEHYVKSWILQQIEKHFSTCSKLSEFEDQLLESIISSIEDAIKNVSNNKNENVKSFVENICRELEAKLVISQDALGAFMILNNANQEQFADSLTKCLKDMKRDLKDKFQKTNIQTKLKNLHMKPQNELFTRVIGCGKQCPFCATPCDAGGKAHTEHWASLHRPQGLGKYRWNVTAKLETDICSSSVISDRTFSCHQTNNKYHPYKDYKQIFADWKISPDLSLEASDYWKYVMTTYNQDFAELYNVKPAEIPQTWKCISYKQAEESLKELFRLKDPNLQPQRKTTL